GATGAGGGCCTCTGCAGTGGTAAAGAATCGAGTACCAACTCAATTGAACTTTCTTCCTCAAATGGGAGTAATTTCCTGGTTGAAGGAACGATAGCAGAGGATTCTTGGCTGCAAATAGGTGAAAAGATATCGGATGGTGAATTTGCTCCCATGCCGGTTCGGCAATATAGCGGCTATACATCTACAGATATAGGTCAATATCAGAGTACGAGTGGTACAGTGACGATTTCTTATGATCGCTGTCAAGATCTGGATTTGACAGTAACAGTCGGTGGTGTTGCTACATCGTATACAGTGGCGATTGCTAGTGCTACCGGTGGTACGGTGTCAAGCAATAAGGAAACAGCGTTTGCGGGCGAACGGGTGGGATTGTCGATAACTCCAGATAATAATCATGTGATAGAAAGGCTCCTTGCCGACAATCCTAGTATTATCTCCTCAATTAAGACTGCTTGGTATCGTTCTAATGATGTCTATTTCACGATGCCGGCTGCAGATGTGACGATTACCCCGGTATTTAGCGATGCGCTTACCGCAGAAGATGGGCTGTTTATCGATATGCCGAGTGGATGGAATGAAGTTGATGCGACTATTCCGAAAAATGTTAAGTCGTTTAAGATATATGATGATGGCGGCGTAGATGGTAATTATTCTACGTATACTGGGAGTTCGATTGTTTTGTTCCCTCCAGAAGGGTTTGCCATAAGGCTGTCGGGAACGATGACAACATCGCAGAGTGGCTCCCTCCAGATTTATGCCGCTGATAATATGTATGGTGAAACTTCTGAATATAATGTCATGAGTGCTGGAGAAGGGTTGACAACGGATATTGGAACTATCACAGGTAGATATCTGCAGTTGAGATTTACTCCGTGCGATGACAAGTTGTGCGTAGGGTCTTATTCCGGGCTTGACATAACAGCGACGCTGGTGAAGTCTACTCACTATGCGGCTGTCAACGTCAATGAAGATGAAAATGGTCACATGGTGGCGACAATTGACGGCAACTATGATGATTATGACGAAATTGAAATCCCGGTTGAGATTCCGGTCGATACAGTCGTGCTGAACCGTACGTTCAGCAATCAGACCGGCTACTCCACGATTGTGCTGCCCTTCAATATCTCTCGCGATAAGATTGAGGGCTTGGCGGATGTCGCTGAGTTTGGAGGTATTGGAATCAATCCGGAAACAGGCAAGAAAGAGGTTGTAATGTACCGCGTGAATGGTGAACTACAGGCGAATACGCCCTATGTAATCCAGATGTCTGGCTCCTCACTTGTATTCCATGGCGCTGTAACGCTGCAGCCGACTGTGGAACCCGTTACCAAGATTGGAGAATGGGAATTCCGGGGAACCTTGGGTAAGATGGAGTGGTACGATGGTCATGAGGATCTTGGCAAGGTCTACGGCTTTGCTGCGGGAAGCGGTGACGATGGCCTCGTAGGCAAGTTCGTGAAGGCTGCTCCGGGTGCGTGGATTACAGCCTTGCGTGCTTATATCATCAGGAATCCTGCGTCGTACGCAAGGGGCTTGGGTTCGGCTGCAAAGCCTGCTGCCGTAGATGCATCTATTCCTGACCAAATGGAAGTAGTAATTGTCGACCGTCCGTCGGATGATGGTGAAGAACATACGACAGTCATCGGGCGCATAAATACCCGTACGGGCGAATTCACGATGGAACGTAATTACGACCTCAAGGGCCGTAAACTGAACGGGAAGCCGACTGTACGCGGCATGTACTACGGTAAAAAGAAGATTGTAAAGTAAGGGAGGATTGAAAATGGAAATCGAAGTGAAACAGAAAAAAGAATATGTAGTTCCAGAAATGGAAGAGATTCGTCTTAATTTGGGCGCGTGCCTGTTGCAGGATAGCGATCCGAGCGACCCTGAAGAATGGGGTGGCGAGTTTGGCTAGCAGGCTCTGGCTTGCAGAAGAAAAGCGCTCCGTGAAAACGGAGCGCTTCTTGTATAAGAAATCTTTGGATTACTGTGAGCAAAAAGCGCCTCGTCTTAACGAGGCGTGTTTGCGAGAGTGAGTGAGAAACCGGAGGTTTCAATACCAGAGACGACGAACGAACGGTCTAAATCGGATATTTATCCTTCGCGGCTTCGAGTTCGGCGCTCGTTTTTTCCCATGCATCGTAAAGTTCGTCAACGAGTTTCTTGTTGTCGTCCATTTCTTTTGCGATGGCGGTGATGGCGTTGCCGTCGCCACTTTCCGATGCGGTTACGAGTTTGGCTTCGAGCTCGCCGCCGAGGGCCTCCGCTTTCGCGATGTCTTCTTCGATCTTTGCGAGCTTCTTTTCGAGAGGCTTGATGACCTTGGAGCGTTCGGCGATGTAGTCGGCACGGGCCTTGCGGTCCATGGAGGCGCGAGGCGAGGCGTTTGTTGCGGCGGCGTTCGCGGATTTGGAGGCGTCGCCTTCCACGTCGATGTTCGAAACCTTGATGTTCGCGGAATTTGCGCCGCCGGGTTTCTTTTCGGATGCCCAACCCACCTTCTCGAGGAAGTCCGCATACGTGCCTTCGAAAATGCGGCAGCTTCCGCCGTCAAATACCACGAGCCTCGTCGCGAACGCATGGAGCAGTTCTTCATCGTGGGTCACCACGAGGGCGGTACCTTCGTAGTCTTCGAGCGCGTCGATAAGGCTCTCGATGCTTTCCATGTCCAGGTGGTTCGTCGGTTCGTCAAGCAAAAGCATGTTGCAGGGGCTTGCGAGAATTTTTCCGAGGAGCACGCGGCTCCTTTCGCCACCCGAGAGGACCTTTATCTTCTTGAGCGCGGCATCGCCGCTGAACATCATGAGGCCGGCAAGTCCGCGGGCACGGCTCTTTTGCGAGACTTCCGCAATGGCCGATGCGATTTCTTCTTCGACGGTGTTGTCGAGGTTCAGGCGGTTGATATTCGTCTGCCCGAAATAGTTTATCTGCAAATTCGGATTGTAGGTGATTTCGCCTTCGGTCGGCTGCAGCTCCTTGGCGATCAAGTTCAGGAGCGTCGTTTTACCGCGGCCGTTCGGGCCTATGATTGCGATGCGGTCGCCCTTGAATACTTCCATCGTGAGGTCGGAGATGAGCTCCGGGCCCATTCCCTGCGCAGTGCCGTCATCGTTACGGTTGGGATACGCGAAATGCAGCCCCTTGATCTGGAGCATTCTCTTGCCGGGGAAACCCGCTTCGGTAAAGCTGAAATCCAGGTTCCTTTCGTGCGTGAGGCGCTCGCCGGTCGCAAGCTTTGCCGCCGCCTTGATTTTGGACTGCACCATGGCGGCCTTCGCGGCCTTGTAACGGAAGCGTTCGATGACGCGTTCGAGCTGTTCCTTTTTGCGCTGCTCGTTTTCTTGCGTGCGCATCGCCACTTCTTCTTCTTCGGCGATGGTCTCGCGGAGCTTTTCGACGGTCCCCTTCACCTTGCGCATCTTGTGGCGGTGAATGCCGACCGTATGCGTGCAGACTTCGTCCATAAAGTGGTGGTCGTGCGTAATCAGCAGCACTTCGCCCTTCCATGCGCGTAAAAAGCGGCTGAGCCAGCGCATGGATACGATGTCGAGGTAGTTCGTCGGTTCGTCGAGCAACAGCATGTCGGGCTCGCTCGCCAAGACTTTCGCGAGATTCAGGCGGATCTGGAAACCGCCCGAGAGGAGCATCGGGCTCTTGTGCATGGATTCTTCGTCGAATCCGAGACCGAAAAGGATGGCCTCCACCTTGTGCTCTTCGAGCCAGCCGTCTTCATTGGGCTTGAGTACGCTGCATGCCTCTTCGTGCACGGTCGCGTGCGTGAAGTTGATGTGCTGCTGCAGGTAGCCGATGGTATAGTTCTTCGGAATGTCGATGGATCCGCCGTCGATGCATTCCTGACCCAGGATCATCTTGAAAAGTGTCGATTTTCCGCAACCGTTGCGGCCTACGA
This region of Fibrobacter sp. genomic DNA includes:
- a CDS encoding ABC-F family ATP-binding cassette domain-containing protein — encoded protein: MIQVQNVSKSFGEQVLLDGASFLVASHERVGLVGRNGCGKSTLFKMILGQECIDGGSIDIPKNYTIGYLQQHINFTHATVHEEACSVLKPNEDGWLEEHKVEAILFGLGFDEESMHKSPMLLSGGFQIRLNLAKVLASEPDMLLLDEPTNYLDIVSMRWLSRFLRAWKGEVLLITHDHHFMDEVCTHTVGIHRHKMRKVKGTVEKLRETIAEEEEVAMRTQENEQRKKEQLERVIERFRYKAAKAAMVQSKIKAAAKLATGERLTHERNLDFSFTEAGFPGKRMLQIKGLHFAYPNRNDDGTAQGMGPELISDLTMEVFKGDRIAIIGPNGRGKTTLLNLIAKELQPTEGEITYNPNLQINYFGQTNINRLNLDNTVEEEIASAIAEVSQKSRARGLAGLMMFSGDAALKKIKVLSGGERSRVLLGKILASPCNMLLLDEPTNHLDMESIESLIDALEDYEGTALVVTHDEELLHAFATRLVVFDGGSCRIFEGTYADFLEKVGWASEKKPGGANSANIKVSNIDVEGDASKSANAAATNASPRASMDRKARADYIAERSKVIKPLEKKLAKIEEDIAKAEALGGELEAKLVTASESGDGNAITAIAKEMDDNKKLVDELYDAWEKTSAELEAAKDKYPI